GCCGTGGACGATTTCCTGGTCGATCGACGTGCAGAGCGTCTTGGGGAAGTCGTACAGTCCCTTGAACGACGGCGTTGCGCCGGCATGTGAGCGGATGAACGCTTCCGCCTCGCGATCGAGATCCTCGGTCGTGATCCCGGGCCGCACGATCCGGCGCATCAATTCAAGGGTCTCGAAGACGATCCGCCCCGCGGCCGCCATGCTCTCGACTTCGCGCGGCGACTTGATCGTGATCACGGGCGCGCCACGGCTTCCTGCACGCGCGCCGACACCTCGTCCACCGTGCCGACCGCTTCGATCCGGGTGACGCCACCGTGCTTCTCGTACCATGAGATCACCGGCGCGGTCTGGGCACGATACGCGGCGAGCCTGGTGGCCACCGCCGCGGGATCGTCGTCGGCACGGCCTTCGATGGCGCGCCGACCGGCGAGGCGACGGACCAGCTCGGCATCCGCGACGTCAAAGAAGAGAACGTGGTCGATCTTCCGCCCCATGGACCGGAGCACCTCACCAACTCCTTCGGCCTGCGGGATGGTCCGCACCACTCCGTCGAAGATCACGCCGCCTGCGGCTGCAGGCTTCGAGAGCTCTTCGCGGATCACGCCGAGGATGATTTCATCGCTGACGAGGTGGCCGGCGTCCATCACCGCCTGGGCCTGGCGACCGAGTGGTGTTCCCTGCTTCACCGCGTCGCGGAGGAGGTCACCGGTGGCAAAGCGGGGGAGTGAGAGCGCCTTGGAGAGGAGTTCGCCCTGGGTGCCCTTGCCGGCACCCGGCGGTCCGAGGAGGAGGATGTCCATACGGGAAATTTAGTTGATTCGAGCAGATCCTTCGACTTCGCGGCCGCGAAGCCGCCGCTCCGCTCAGGATGATTCCGGCGCCTCAGGGCGCCGGAATCACATCCCGAACCGGCTCTGCCGTCCGCGGAACTTGATCCGTCCCGACTTCATGAAGCCATCGTACTTGCGCAGCTGGCGGTGCTGCTCGATCTGCGCGATGGTGTCGAGGAGTACGCCCACCACGATCAGGATCGACGTGCCGCCGAACTGGAACTGCTGGATTCCGACTCCCGCCGCGACCGCGATCGGCACGATCGCCACCACGGCAAGGAAGAGCGATCCCGGGAAGGTGATCCGGCCGAGGACGCCGTCGATGTAGTCGGCGGTCGCGGCACCGGGCTTCACACCCGGAATGAACGCGCCCTGCTTCTTGAGATTCTCCGACAGGTCGACCGAGTTGAAGACGATCGACGTGTAGAAGTAGGAGAAGACGACGATCAGGAAGGCGAAGAGAATGTCGTACGCCATGCCGCCCGGCGTGAGGAACTGGGCGATCCCCTGCAGCGCGTCGATCCGGGTGAACTGCGCCACCGTAGCGGGGACGATGATGACCGTCTGCGCGAAGATGATCGGCATCACGCCGGCAGTGATCAGCCGGATCGGAATGAACGTCTTCTGCCCTTCGCGAATCCGCCCTCGCCCCATCACCTTGCGCGGGATCTGGATCGGGATGCGGCGGGCGGCAAGGGTCATCGCGACCACTGCGGTGATCATCGCCAGGAGGACGATCAGCAGCACCACCACGCCGCCGAGGGTCACCACGCCATCGCGGACGTAGCCGATCGTCGTGATCGCCGACGGCCAGACCCGTTCGAGAATCGCGACGGTGATGAGCAACGACATGCCGTTGCCAATGCCGCGTTCGGTGATCTGTTCACCGAGCCACATCACGAAGATCGCGCCGACGGTCAGCGTGGTCACCATCACCAGTCGCGTGATGAATCCGGCGTTGGGAACGGCGCCGGGGATCCCTTCGACGAAGAGCGTGAAGGTGTACGCCTGCGAGAAGGATATCGCCACCGTGAGGTAGCGGGTCCACTGCGTGAGCGTCTTCTGCCCTTCTTCGTCCTTCTGCATCTTCCCGATGGTAGGGAGGACGCCGCCGCCGAGCTGGAAGACGATCGACGCCGAGATGTACGGCATGATCCCGAGGGCGAAGATCGTCGCCTTGGAGAGGCCGCCGCCGAGGGCGTCGTAGAGGGAGAAGAGCGTGCCGGTGCCGGTCCCCGCCGAGTTCTTGATGAAGTCGGAGAGTGCCTGCACGTCGACCGCCGGCGCCGTGATGTGGGCGCCGACGCGATAGATCAGCACGGCGAGCGCCGTGAAGAGGAGCTTGTCCCGGAGTTCGGGATCGATCTGCGGTACGCGTGGGCCGGTCATCAGGCCTCGACCCGGCCGCCCGCCGCCTCGATCTTCGCCTTCGCCGACGCCGAGATCTTGAGCCCCTTCACCACGATGGCGCGAGTGATCTCGCCATGGCCGAGGAGCTTGACCGGCTCGGTC
This region of Gemmatimonadales bacterium genomic DNA includes:
- a CDS encoding adenylate kinase; amino-acid sequence: MDILLLGPPGAGKGTQGELLSKALSLPRFATGDLLRDAVKQGTPLGRQAQAVMDAGHLVSDEIILGVIREELSKPAAAGGVIFDGVVRTIPQAEGVGEVLRSMGRKIDHVLFFDVADAELVRRLAGRRAIEGRADDDPAAVATRLAAYRAQTAPVISWYEKHGGVTRIEAVGTVDEVSARVQEAVARP
- the secY gene encoding preprotein translocase subunit SecY, which translates into the protein MTGPRVPQIDPELRDKLLFTALAVLIYRVGAHITAPAVDVQALSDFIKNSAGTGTGTLFSLYDALGGGLSKATIFALGIMPYISASIVFQLGGGVLPTIGKMQKDEEGQKTLTQWTRYLTVAISFSQAYTFTLFVEGIPGAVPNAGFITRLVMVTTLTVGAIFVMWLGEQITERGIGNGMSLLITVAILERVWPSAITTIGYVRDGVVTLGGVVVLLIVLLAMITAVVAMTLAARRIPIQIPRKVMGRGRIREGQKTFIPIRLITAGVMPIIFAQTVIIVPATVAQFTRIDALQGIAQFLTPGGMAYDILFAFLIVVFSYFYTSIVFNSVDLSENLKKQGAFIPGVKPGAATADYIDGVLGRITFPGSLFLAVVAIVPIAVAAGVGIQQFQFGGTSILIVVGVLLDTIAQIEQHRQLRKYDGFMKSGRIKFRGRQSRFGM